TTGatattttgttcttttaaaagttatattaaaagatattttgttcttttaaaagttaaattaaaagatattttgttcttttaaaagttacattaaaagatattttgttcttttaaaagttacattaaaagatattttgttcttttgaaaattaaattaaaagatattttattcttttgaAAGTTAAATTAAAAGATATTTTGTTCTTTTGAAAGTTAAATTAAAAGATATTTGGTTCTTTTGAAAGTTAAATTGAAAGATATTTTGTTCTTTTGAAAGTTAAATTAAAAGATATTTCGTTcctttaaaagaaatttctcttCGTACGATTAACTCGAGGAAAGTTTTAATTACTTTAAGAAACGTTACCATTCAATTTTACTAAATCGAGCTTCGGTTAACCGCATGGCCGATGATCGTCAGAAGCTTGCACACTTTGGAAACATTGGACGAGCCAACGGTGAAGTGGACCGTTCCCATGAGCGATGGAAATCACGTGATAGAATTCGAACACGGTACAGCGACGGGTCGTCGAGTGGTGAAGCTAGATGGGAAGGAATTGATCCACAGAGATTGGATGTTTCATCTCGTCGGCGACGAAGTGTTCACGTACAACGATAACAAGTTCGTCATCAGAGTCGATCCGATTCCAGGCGAGTGAATCCAACGAGTTTGCGAGATGCGTGTCTTCGAATTGTAAAAAGTATTACCCAGTTGCGTTCGTGCAGGTTTGAAATATTCTTACACGCTGTGGGTGAACGGGAAAAGTTACACGAATTTCGTCAAATCTCAGTCGAAGATTCTGGAGAGTTGGTTGGCCAACGTTGGAAACGAGGAATACAGAATAGTGTTAGGTCAGTGTTTCCCAACTTTTTTCGACTCGTGGCCCATTTCGGAGTTTCGTTTATCTTTGTATCCTCCGCTCCTCGTAATCTCTGCGACTCGATCGAAATAATAGAACTTATCGTTAagcaatgaaaaaagaaattaacaacAACACACGCGCGAGAAATATATTCTCGTTCGAATTGGAAGtaggaaatgaaatgaaaaatatttttgcttttTCTCAAAGCtgggaaaattttctttcaatttcgtttctaattcaaaaatattgttcaCCATTTTTCAATCTATTTTTGAATTCAATCGAACATTGTCGCTACACGACGTTCTCTGCTtaacgttaaatatttatttatgtacaatattattataatatatttcaataataattttcgcagcccactcaaaaattttcgcggttctgcatATTTATATCCTTGACTCTTGTGTTtctcaatttgttgaaaaagaagaggaatttaaataaaataacaatgttGTATCGTCTTGTAGACAAACAGCAGCAAAGTGTTTGGGTGAATGGCGAACAGATCGATACGGAGGTAAGAGCGATTAGTTGGACACACACTGACATTGTTCCGTATGAAAAGAAtggtaattgaatatttttatcgttcgataagaacttCTAGAAAAATCTTTATCTTTCGTGTAGTATCAAAATTCCATATTAGcgggcaacgaagaaataatttcccTTCTGTATCGaggaataaaaattactcgaagatCGACGTGAAAGTTTACGAGTTAACGGATGACGACGCGATTTCGGATTACAATTAATATACTCTACCAAAGGAAAGTAACGACGGGAAAGACAACGTGTTTTCAACGCGGAAAGAATATCAGTGTACGGCTAGCTATTGTTCGCCGCATACACCGACTACGATcgagaaattgatttttctttcagAACGATTTTACCGACAACGGCGCGGAGATACTTTTCTCGATAGGAGAACTTCCAGCCACGATCAGATCCTACAGTTCGGGCCAGAAGGACATTGGAATAATATACTCTTTGTACATCAACGACGTAGAGATCGAGAAGGAGTCATTGCTGAAAGGATTAGAGGACTCCTGAAGCAAAAGTCTCGAAAAGTTTAGAACGTCCCTTGTAATTTCACGAAGATCTCTTACACTTTGTAAATAACGCAATAAATCACCAGTACGCAAAAATGTTCACCGGTTGTTTACACACCGAAACGTCTGAACGTAGACTCGCGACGGTGTTCAAGCGCCACGAAGAAAAACCTAACCCGTTGCTCCCGTTTCTGGCTTTCGTCTTTAGGAGCgacatttctctgtatctcaTTCGGCGAATAAATCACCACGATGTCGATGCGCGACAGTATAGTCAGCATCGGGTCGCGAATGACTCGGAGATTGGACGACATTGGGCATTTCGATGGTGCATGTCCAACGAACCGTGTAAACGATGTACTCCGCTTTTAATGCGAACGAAACGTTGCTCGATTTCAGCCATGACGTACGAGGAACTGCAGCAGAGCCAAGACCAACTTCTACAGAAAATATGGATGCTGTCCCTGGAGAACGACGTGTACGAGCGCTATCTCACGCGATACGATCCCCAGATTGTGAAAAGTAAACGCTATCGGTCGTGCACAGATTAAATACACGCTCTTATGCTACTTTAATTACAACCCACCGTGTACCGATACGTGGCTAGATTACCTTGTGTGTTTTGGCATTTGACAAACAATATCGTTGAAATCTAAGAGCACAATCACCTTTACACGCGATTAATCGTTCTTACACGTTGAGAACTCGAATTGGATTTTTCGCAAGAGAGACGTTCCGAAACAATTGAACATTCTTATTAATCGAAATGATTAACATACAAAATTATCTGCACTCGTATTGATTTTATTCGGAAAAATTGACACGCCACTCGTGGCTCTGGGTATTAGACTTTATCGTTCTTTTAATTTGCACAAGAGAGTATCATAATTAATCATTCTTAGAGAGTTCTTAATAATAAGATAATAGTATTTAGAGAATTCGTAAATCGTGTAGCAACTcttatcgatactttttaccGATAGTAATTACAAACTTTTCGAGCCCGAATCGATCTTGTTTTCGTACGTGAACATTTCTGAATGATAAATTCTACAAGTTGGCACGAGATGATCGTTCCACCTTATCGGAGGGAAAGTAATATTACTTAAAAGCGATGAAACTTgcttttcccttttctttttcgaacatCCTACGAATGTAACGTTCCACGCGACACACCATTGATAAACCGATCGATCTCACGTTAAGACATAACACACCTGTTGGAAAGCTCGAAACACGCGCGAAGATTAACGGTCAGATTCCCAAGGATGTCTCGTATGAGTTTCCGCGAGAGCATCATGAGCCTGCACGACATAGGCAGACACAGCATCACCAGCCCGACCAGCACGACCAGCCTCTTGTCCGAAAGTCGATTCTTCACACCGAGCATTGTAACCATAAGAACGCAAACCGAATCCGCGAAGTTAGCAAATTGACTAACAACGAAAGTGCACCTGACCTTCGATTCACGATTAATTACTCGTGTAAACGTTACACGTGCGATCGAGATCAACATTTatctcatctctctctctctctagactCCAGTTACTATTGAGTCATTTTTCTACTCAAGTTCAATACAATTTCATCAGGGATAAGACACTTGGAGCAAGATTTACAATAGAAACTATATCGCGTAAATCGAAGATCGGATATATTGGATTgcacggaaagtcattttgttttttttttttttttttggtgaaaatgaaacaggattttttttgagtgtataaacatttaataCGTGACTGGATTACTTTGTGTGTTTTGACATTTGACAGACAATATCTTTGAAATCTAAGAGCACGATCACCTTTACACACGATTAATCGTTctttttattaaaagtatacattctccattttggagaacgaaatgactttacgaacaaccaaATATATACAATTTCCCTCTCGATTCAAGAATCGAATTTGTTCTTTATCTCTACGCATTGTCAGAATCACTATGGCGCATCGTATAACCATGGCGAAGAAAGAGGTCGACGAGATGAGGAGGAGCCTCGAGAATTTCAAGGAATCAGCGAGAAAGCAGAAAGCGTACATGAGATCCGAgatagaggaactcgagatTCGTATCAACGAGGTGCAagatgctcgaaataatttccaGGAGGAGGTCGTGGTCAAAGGTGTCGATCCTCACACTGGAAAAATTCCAGCCGAAAAGGTCATCAGGTGATTGCACAAATTTCGGCGTGTATGTATcgcgattaaccctttgcggtcgtgTGTCCGCTCTCAGCCACCACAACAAGGAACCATACTAATCTTGTACTTTATTCGACTATCtattagtttacactttctctGAACGAACCTGAATGTCTAAAAAATCTGTTCATGAATCAATACGGTACTCCTATTAGAGACAACGGAATCCAGTAAAGAGGAAAGGCTTAATGATTTTCCTTACTGGAAAACTGCATATCTTGCGGCACTATAAACATGtgaaaagtaaagattgttctgtatgttcaaacggaaagattaaggacggaagacaccaaattaattatttctgcGATACATGTAGTCGAAAACGAAGACTGCGTGTTGGAGACTGTTTTGAAATATACCACCCGatggagaattataaaatataatttttacctaAAAACATTACGTTGAAACACACTGTTGTACGAACATATATTCAAAGTTCACAAAAAGATCAATAAATCTTGTTTGtccttcgtaatcttaaatgttacgtatcactgctttttcaaagaaaaataattccgaCCAGACCCatgtccaaatttaatacgaccgcaaagggttaacgatTGGACCAAAACCGTTCTTATTGAAACTTACAACGCGAGAACTTTTATCAcaataaattgctcgataaTTCTTGTCGTTCtataagaaacgaagctatcagattcgtcgttttatttttcaaaagatgtTACTATTGTTTGATGAACGCGTGTGTGAAATTTCGCGTAGatactcgttcgtgtatttacagtcgttcaaagttgaagtgtcatagtatttttctttacaaaaacgacgaaacttatcgagcaactttaaAGGTCGGTATAATGTAGATGTACAAGTATAAGGTCAACCGTTTCGATATTATTGATTCAATTAATCGAATCGATCTCGCGAAGATTCAtcgaggaatggctgagaacggCGAACTCGATAATAGAGAGGCTTCGTTTAAAGAGCGCAACGATGAGAACGCGGATTAAAAAGGCTAAACAACAGCTGATCTACAGGGAGGAGATCGGTGAGGCGCTTCGCGCTGTTGACTTCGAACAATTGAACATCGAGAACAAGGATTGCGCAAGACTGATCGAGGAGAAGAATCGTTACGTGTTCGACATGAAGAAGATCGCAGGTGCCGAACGTTAATCGACGTAATAGACGAGATACGAGGGATACGATTGAATCAATTCTTGCAGGCCACTACCACTTGCAACTGACGCAACGCAAACAAGCGCTCAGCGATTTATTGCGCACACTGAACACGGTGAAGAAAGAGATCGCGTTGAAGAAGGATCAGATCGAGGAATTGGAGGTCGAAGGCGTGATCGTGGAGGAGGACACGAGACGAATGGACCAACGCTTGAAAAAGATGCTAAACTTCATAGACAACTATACTGTACGTGTTCAATTTCCCGCCTTTTCTCTAGTAATTCCACCGATTAAATTTCCTTGTGCTACTGTACGTCATCCGAGAAATCGTATTCTCTATCCGAATCTCACCTCCAGTTATATAACCAATAGGATAGAAGGTTCCGACAAATTTAAGGATCGACCGTGACATTATTGCATAGTAGTTTTATTTATCGGCCAAAGGTATtcgtttttcttatttattttaatactcgATGTATTTACTTAAAACAAATTCTCTTCACTTTTAAAATCTCTATTATTATTAAGAGAGATATCTCGTTATCGATCAACAAACGTTTTGTAAGGGATGCATTGTATTTGAGGGTGTCCATTGAACGAATGGCTTTTAAATTCTTTTCGTCTCGTATTGTTGAAGATATCTAGGTGAACTAGGGGTTTCTAAACGACAAAttggatctttttttttttagtgtagATAACAAAATTACATTGAGTCGACCTTAACGAAATACAGTGCTGCTTAAAAAACTCGAAGTCACTTTGATATCTCTGAAACAGTAAGACGGGAAAAATTCAAAAGTTACTCGATCGATGAGCCATCGCGAATACAATGTGCTTCTAAcgaatcgttttcgatcgaatcgatggatAACGAGCGTTCTTACCGACTCATCCTGTATATTGGGTGGTCCACGTAACTGTTTCCGGTCATAACACCGTCATTAATGCATTTACGAAGAAATGTCAAAGGAAAAAGATAAATGG
This window of the Ptiloglossa arizonensis isolate GNS036 chromosome 5, iyPtiAriz1_principal, whole genome shotgun sequence genome carries:
- the LOC143146679 gene encoding fas apoptotic inhibitory molecule 1 isoform X5, which codes for MYSINKEASTGAGRTSTRGNMAAILLKSLHTLETLDEPTVKWTVPMSDGNHVIEFEHGTATGRRVVKLDGKELIHRDWMFHLVGDEVFTYNDNKFVIRVDPIPGLKYSYTLWVNGKSYTNFVKSQSKILESWLANVGNEEYRIVLDKQQQSVWVNGEQIDTEYQNSILAGNEEIISLLYRGIKITRRST
- the LOC143146679 gene encoding fas apoptotic inhibitory molecule 1 isoform X4, with amino-acid sequence MYSINKEASTGAGRTSTRGNMAAILLKSLHTLETLDEPTVKWTVPMSDGNHVIEFEHGTATGRRVVKLDGKELIHRDWMFHLVGDEVFTYNDNKFVIRVDPIPGLKYSYTLWVNGKSYTNFVKSQSKILESWLANVGNEEYRIVLDKQQQSVWVNGEQIDTENDFTDNGAEILFSIGELPATIRSYSSGQKDIGIIYSLYINDVEIEKESLLKGLEDS
- the LOC143146679 gene encoding fas apoptotic inhibitory molecule 1 isoform X1; its protein translation is MYSINKEASTGAGRTSTRGNMAAILLKSLHTLETLDEPTVKWTVPMSDGNHVIEFEHGTATGRRVVKLDGKELIHRDWMFHLVGDEVFTYNDNKFVIRVDPIPGLKYSYTLWVNGKSYTNFVKSQSKILESWLANVGNEEYRIVLDKQQQSVWVNGEQIDTEVRAISWTHTDIVPYEKNERFYRQRRGDTFLDRRTSSHDQILQFGPEGHWNNILFVHQRRRDREGVIAERIRGLLKQKSRKV
- the LOC143146679 gene encoding fas apoptotic inhibitory molecule 1 isoform X2, which encodes MYSINKEASTGAGRTSTRGNMAAILLNLHTLETLDEPTVKWTVPMSDGNHVIEFEHGTATGRRVVKLDGKELIHRDWMFHLVGDEVFTYNDNKFVIRVDPIPGLKYSYTLWVNGKSYTNFVKSQSKILESWLANVGNEEYRIVLDKQQQSVWVNGEQIDTEVRAISWTHTDIVPYEKNERFYRQRRGDTFLDRRTSSHDQILQFGPEGHWNNILFVHQRRRDREGVIAERIRGLLKQKSRKV
- the LOC143146679 gene encoding fas apoptotic inhibitory molecule 1 isoform X3, with the protein product MYSINKEASTGAGRTSTRGNMAAILLKSLHTLETLDEPTVKWTVPMSDGNHVIEFEHGTATGRRVVKLDGKELIHRDWMFHLVGDEVFTYNDNKFVIRVDPIPGLKYSYTLWVNGKSYTNFVKSQSKILESWLANVGNEEYRIVLDKQQQSVWVNGEQIDTEVRAISWTHTDIVPYEKNVSKFHISGQRRNNFPSVSRNKNYSKIDVKVYELTDDDAISDYN
- the LOC143147299 gene encoding cilia- and flagella-associated protein 263, with protein sequence MLEIISRRRSWSKVSILTLEKFQPKREEIGEALRAVDFEQLNIENKDCARLIEEKNRYVFDMKKIAGHYHLQLTQRKQALSDLLRTLNTVKKEIALKKDQIEELEVEGVIVEEDTRRMDQRLKKMLNFIDNYTAPEILDFVVLMSELEELQKTYKRLNRYRGTKRIVFQSSKKQSQGDKRSSDTRRSTTSKKMSDTVSPPTVQDETSSSTIVA